The DNA window GCGCGGCTGTGGAGCAGAGCGGCAGGCGGTGGACTGGGGCGCAGTGGAGCTTGGAGGCGGCGGCggatgaagaagaaaagaaaaggggaaaaagaaagcagcggggaagaaggaagaaagaaaaagaaagaaagaaagaaagaagaaaataaagaaagaagaaaaagaaaagagaagaggaaatattttttttttatatttaattttatgattttttttttttataattttttttttttatatttttttgtagaaagaaaataatcttttctttttctgttaaaGATAggaataataagaataataataataatactcaTAAGAATAggaatagtaataataataataataaaagttggtttttttttttcatgtttcaGGTCATCAAACATCGGCGTGGCATCCCAAGATTATAAATCATCCACTGACCTTCAAGGAGAGATCAAAACACTGATGTGTTTGCGCACGCAAGATTACGAAGACCGTCCCTTACCTTCAAGAAGTAACAccaacaccgcgtgggcacgccaagatcgGTCTTCGTCCTCTGATCTCAGGAGACAccaacaccgcgtgggcacgccaagatcgGTCTTCCTGATTGCagtgaagaaaatattaatacagATACTACCCAACGAGTAAATGACCCAATGCTAAAGAAGAACAACTAGAAATAACAAAACTAATAttcgggttgcctcccaaactagcgcctttctttagtgtctttggctagacatcgCCCATAATTTGCTTAAACCAAGCAAATTGGGTCCTCCAAATGCATCATCTCTACCCGCTCAACTGGAACCTCATCATAATATGGCTTGAGGCGAtgaccattcaccacaaatttcttctccgtCTTTAGACTCTGGAtttccactgcaccataatCAAAGACATTAGTTACAACAAAGGGACCAATCCAACGAGAGCGTAGCTTACCTGGAAATAACTTCAATTTGGAGTGATACAGTAGAACTTTTTGTCCACATTCAAACGTCTTCCTAGAgatctgttggtcatgaaaaatcttgtttttctccttataaatcacAGCATTCTCGTAGGCTTCATTGCGAATCTCCTCTAATTCTTGTAACTGTAGCTTCCTTTGAATTCCGCCCTCTTCGATATCCATGTTGCATTGCTTGACCGCCCAAAATGCTCTATGCTCGAACTCGACAGGGAGGTGGCATGGCTTCCCAAATACCAAACGGTAAGGGGACATGCCGATTGGCGTCTTGTACGCCGTTCTATATGCCCACAAGGCATCGTCAAGTCTTATACTCCAATCCTTCCTGTCGGGTCGAACCatcttttccaaaattgactTGATCTCCCGGTTCGATGCTTCCGCCTGACCGTTTGTCTGCGGGTGGTAAGACGTGGAGACTTTGTGCAAGACACCGTACCTCCTAAAAAGTGCAGCAATtgtcttgttgcagaaatggGTACCCCGATCACTTACAATTGCTCGCGGCATCCCAAATCGGACAAAGATATTGGACTTGACGAATTCTGCAACTACTTTGGAATCATTAGTACGGGTGGCCTTTGCTTCCACCCATTTCGAGACATAGTCTACAGCAagcaatatatataaaaaaccAAAAGATGAAGGAAAAGGGCCCATAAAGTCAAtaccccaaacatcaaaaatctcaacaaaaatcattggggTCTGGGTCATTTGATCCCTTCGAGAAATATTACCTACTCgttgacacttatcacatgatttacaaaataGGTAGGTATCCTTAAAGAGGGTCGGCCAATAAAATCCACTCTCTAAAACCTTACGAGCAGTTCTCTTTGGTCCAAAGtgacctccacatgcaaaagagtgacaataAGCTAAAATAGACTGGAATTCATTTTCACTCACACATCTGCGAATGATTTGGTCGGCACCACGTTTCCAGAGGTAAGGGTCATCCCAGATGTAAGATTTTGCTTCACTCCTTAACTTATCCCTTTTTGCCTTAGGCCATCCTGCAGGAAACTTGTCAGTAactagaaaattaacaatatctgcATACCAGGGCAAAATTAAATTAGCAGAAAATAAGTGCTCGTCAGGGAAGGTTTCTCTCAACGGGATATCGTCCTTGGTGACTTGTACCCGACTCAAGTGATCTGCTACCAAATTCTCTGCCCCTTTCTTATCTCTGATCTCCAAGTCAAACTCCTGTAGCAACAATATCCACCTTATCAGTCGCGGTTTTGCCTCTTTCTTGGTCAACAGATACCGCAgggctgcatgatcagagaaaataataactttagcaccAAGTAAATAGGAAcgaaatttttctaaagcaaaaactaCAGCTAGGAGCTCTTTCTCGGTGGTCGAATAGTTCAATTGGGCTCCGTTCAAGGCTCGAGATGCGTAGTATATAGCGTGGGCTGCCTTTCCCACTCTTTGACCTAGTACCGCACCCACTGCGTAATCGCTGGCGTCACACATGATTTCAAATGGGAGATTCCAGTCAGGGGGTTGGATGACAGGTGGCGAAGTGAGTAATTTTTTCAACTTCTCGAACGCTTCTTCGCATTTCTCGTCGAATTCAAAACTGACATCCTTTTGTAAAAGCCTGAAAAGTGGTGCCCCGATCTTTGAGAAATCCTTGATAAATCTGCGATAGAAACCTGCATGCCCTAGAAAAGAACGAACTTCCCGTACAGTtacggggtaaggtaaagcagATATCACATCTATTTTAGCTTTATCAACTTCAATTCCTCTAGATGACACTACATGTCCTAGAACTATCCCGTGCTCAACCATGAagtgacatttttcccaatttagCACCAGGTTAGTCTCAATGCATCTTTTTAAAATCAATGTCAGGTTATCTAAGCAATCGTCAAAGCTATCACCATAGACACTGAAGTCATCCATGAATACCTCAATTATTCTCTCTACATACTCAGAAAAAATGCTAATCATGCACCTCTGGAATGTTGCAGGGGCATTACACAATCCAAAAGGCATTCTTCGATAGGCAAAAGTGCCAAAGGGGCAAGTGAAAGTTgttttctcttgatcctctggcgCAATTGCTATCTGAAAATAACCAGAGAAACCATCTAAAAAACAATAATAGGCACGACAGGCTAACCTTTCAACCATTTGATCAATGAATGGAAGGGGAAAATGATCCTTCTTGGTCACTGCGTTCAATTTACGGTAATCGATGCACTGGCGCCAACCCGTAGGCTTTCGAATTGGAACAAGGTCCCCTTCATGATTTTCTTCCGCAGTTACCCCTGCTTTCTTTGGCACCACTTGGACCGGACTTACCCATGGGCTGTCTGAGATAGAGAAAATAATTCCTACGTCCAGAAGCTTGATTACCTCTTTCTTGACCACTTCCATCATGATGGGGTTCAATCTCCTTTGTGGTTGTCTTATCGGCCTAGCATCCTCTTCCAAGCGAATTCGATGCATGCACACAGACGGGCTTATACCCTTGATATCTGCAATTGTCCAACCTATAGCTTCCTTATGCTCCCTCCGTGGGTGAtaatttggatgagattatcactGGTAACGTCTCTTTTTCACCTAGAAAGGCATACTTTAAATGCTCGGGCAGGGGTTTCAACTCCACTTCAGGTGCCTGCACGATAGAAGGTAATAGCTTTAGGTGTGGTTCAGGCACAAATATAGGAGCAACATCATACCTTAGAGGACTTTGGCCTAGTGAATGCAAGGCTCCAACCATTCTTTGCAAATTGATGTCTAACTCCATTTCGCAGGCTGCTTCCAGATCCAAATGTTTGGTGATTGCTACCTCCAATTCATCCCTGCCATTAATCTCAAATACTTCTTGCACCAAAGGGTCAATTATACTCACAGCAAAAACAGCATTAGAATGACACGGATATTTCATGGCCTCAAATATACTGAAATGaactatttctccatcaaattccatcgttAGGGTGCccttactaacatcaatttttgtacgAGCCGTGCTCAAGAAGGGCCTCCCCAACAAAATTGGTGATGGATTTGGAGAACGTTCATCACCCATATCAAGAATATAAAAATCAGCAGGGAACACTAAATTGTTCACTTGTACTAACACATCTTCTATCACCCCATCAGGATAAGCATTAGTCCtatcagccaattgaattataaTGCCAGTTTCTTTTAAGGGGCCCAAATTCAGAGAAGCATATATAGCCTTGGGCATCACATTTATAGAGGCTCCTAAGTCTAACATGGCATTCCTAATGCTAGTGTTCCCTATTTTACAAGGAATAGTGAACATACCCGGGTCTCCGCACTTTGGTGGAAGTTTTCTTTGAAGCACTGCAGATACGTTCTCTCCCACGATTATCCTTTCATCTCCCCTCAATTTCTTCCTATTGATGCATAGGTCCTTCAAAAATTTGGCATACCGGGGTACTTGCTTAATTGCGTCAAGTAAGGGGATATTTATCTCCACCTTCCTAAACATctccaaaatttccttttccttgtctTGCTTTTTAGGCCTttccaacctgctaggaaaaggtGGTGGGTTAGGCTTAACTGGACCCACTGGGTTACGTAGTACCTCTTCATTTGTGCCAGGAGTTCCTTCTTCCTCAAGCTCCTTCTCAATACGGTCCTCATTCTTGTCCTTCGGAGCCACTGGTGCTGGACCTTCAACCTCTTTCCCACTCCTGAGggtcattgcacttacattcTTGGGATTCACCTCAGGTTGGGATGGAAGTTTTCCCTTCCCCTGGGAGTCTAGTCGGTTGACAATTGAGGCTAATTGACTCATctgattttccaaattttgcatACGTGCTTTCATCTCTTGATTGTTGGCCTCAGTGTCCTGTTGAAATTTCATAGTATTAGAGGCTATGGTTTTAACCATGTCTTCTAGGGACATACCTGAGGTAGAGGAGGGTTGATTCCTTGTTTGATATTGTTGCTGGAAGCCCTGCTGTCTATTGGGGAtgaaattttgttgcttatttccCCCATAGCTTAGATTTGGATGATCCCTCCAACCCGGATTGTATGAGTTGGAATAGGGGTCATACTGTCTACGTGGCATGGGCATGTTACCAGCCATATTTGCTTGCTCAATTCCCTCTTCATGTAACTGTGGGCACGAGTCAGTGGTATGACCAATATTCGTGCAAATCCCACACACTTTGGCCTGCTGTGCATTTCCTACAGCTATCTGTCGAACAAATGAGGTTAATTCCGATAACTGCTGTTCAATGGAAGATGAACTTACCTCATTGACCTTTCTCGTAGGAACATCTGCTCTCGTACCAAACTGCTGGCAATTCTCTGCCATTCGCTCGATTAAGTCCCATGCCTCCTGGGTAGTCTTATTCACCAGTGCACCACCACTTGCTGCATCAATGATATTTCTATCGTTCATCAGTAATCCCTCGTAGAAGTACTGAATCAGCAGTTGATCACTTATTTGGTGATGCGGGCATCGGGTACGCAGCCTGGTGAACCTCTCCCAATATTCGTATAAGGATTCTCCGTGAAATTGCTTGATGCCACATATTTCTTTTCGCAAACTAGCAGCTCTGGATGCAgggaaatatttttcaaaaaattttttctgCATCTCTGGCCACGTGGTGATAATGCCTGCAGGTAGACAGTATAACCAGTCCTTTGCCGAatccttgagagagaaagggaaggcccttaatttaatttgttcatCAGTTACTCCCGAAGGTTTCATACTCGAACAcaccacatcaaattcctgcatgTGTTTGTGGGGTTCCTCTCCTGGCAGACCATGAAAAACAGGCAACAAATGTATTAAACCAGGTTTTAATTCAAAAGCTGCATTCTCACTAAGGCGAGGAAAAGTTATGCAAAGAGGTTGTTGGGTCAAGtttggagcagccaactcccttaatgtctGTGTGTTAGCCATGGGGATTTCTTCTTGCTCTGAGTCACTCGAAGTGTCCCCAAATGAATCTGTTGGTTCAACTTCTGGCTCAGGTCTCTGAGATGTAGCACTGGAGTGCTCCTCTCGGAGTTGTctggtctcttttcttgtc is part of the Coffea eugenioides isolate CCC68of chromosome 6, Ceug_1.0, whole genome shotgun sequence genome and encodes:
- the LOC113776176 gene encoding uncharacterized protein LOC113776176, with the protein product MPRSSRTGNLVFDPEVEKTARRTRKETRQLREEHSSATSQRPEPEVEPTDSFGDTSSDSEQEEIPMANTQTLRELAAPNLTQQPLCITFPRLSENAAFELKPGLIHLLPVFHGLPGEEPHKHMQEFDVVCSSMKPSGVTDEQIKLRAFPFSLKDSAKDWLYCLPAGIITTWPEMQKKFFEKYFPASRAASLRKEICGIKQFHGESLYEYWERFTRLRTRCPHHQISDQLLIQYFYEGLLMNDRNIIDAASGGALVNKTTQEAWDLIERMAENCQQFGTRADVPTRKVNEVSSSSIEQQLSELTSFVRQIAVGNAQQAKVCGICTNIGHTTDSCPQLHEEGIEQANMAGNMPMPRRQYDPYSNSYNPGWRDHPNLSYGGNKQQNFIPNRQQGFQQQYQTRNQPSSTSGMSLEDMVKTIASNTMKFQQDTEANNQEMKARMQNLENQMSQLASIVNRLDSQGKGKLPSQPEVNPKNVSAMTLRSGKEVEGPAPVAPKDKNEDRIEKELEEEGTPGTNEEVLRNPVGPVKPNPPPFPSRLERPKKQDKEKEILEMFRKVEINIPLLDAIKQVPRYAKFLKDLCINRKKLRGDERIIVGENVSAVLQRKLPPKCGDPGMFTIPCKIGNTSIRNAMLDLGASINVMPKAIYASLNLGPLKETGIIIQLADRTNAYPDGVIEDVLVQVNNLVFPADFYILDMGDERSPNPSPILLGRPFLSTARTKIDVSKGTLTMEFDGEIVHFSIFEAMKYPCHSNAVFAVSIIDPLVQEVFEINGRDELEVAITKHLDLEAACEMELDINLQRMVGALHSLGQSPLRYDVAPIFVPEPHLKLLPSIVQAPEVELKPLPEHLKYAFLGEKETLPVIISSKLSPTEGA